The following nucleotide sequence is from Pseudochaenichthys georgianus chromosome 17, fPseGeo1.2, whole genome shotgun sequence.
TTGTTCCATATTCGCAATAAAAAGCGAGCTACATTTGGATATTCCTGATTAATTCGTTTGTTGTCAAACTGAAACCATGCATTAGAAAAGAGAAAAGGGTAAGAATGTTCCTGCATGGCAGCTGCTCACAGTGTAAGACACTACCAGGTATTCGTCACTAGATGTCCTCATAAAGTCACAGAATATCCCTGACACAAAACAGCTGTGCGGATTAGTTCAGTCCACAGGATGGCAAGTGTGAAAAGGCATCATGTGCCGGCagtcctcctgctccctttccaCCTTGggaattacaaaaaaaaaatggtgcAGAAAAAGAGTACGCAGAGTGTTTTCTAACTGTTGGCTCGGGGTACTACTTTAATTCACGGATCATCAACCGCACatctgtcctcctcctcctccaccatcAGTCTGATTCAGCACTTCAACACCTACACAGAGAACCCAGAATAGACTCATACTGAGACCGGAGAGAGGAGAATAAAAAACAACTGCTGCCTGAGACCACCCTGTCCCATCTCATCTCGTCAGGGTGGTTTCCTGTGAGTGATGTGACAGACATAAAGCTACAATGCACATAGAGGTCTGAATGGTGGAGATAGTCATAAAGGGACCCCTCCCCCCCTCAACACATTGGTATCACTGCCCAAAGCCCATGTGGTTTCATCCAATATGCTGCCTGGGTGTTTTCTCATCCTCCAAAAACACACCTGATGCCTAACAACACAGGTGTACACACTCTTTCAATAGCTTCCGCATacatacaacacacacctaaggCTTGTTGTTGATCATTGTGCCTGCAGCTGGAGCATGTAGGTCACCTTTACTTCAAAAGGTTTCCGAGTTTCCAAGTATGGGTTCAAAACATATTAACTTCCATTAGCTCTGCTGCCCTGAGCTTCCCCTGTCGCTCCAGCACACTCCAACGCGTGAGATCActcaacaccccccccccccccctctcctcatTCCCTCCCCTCCCCATATCCACCCCCACCCGCTCAGtgcaacccccccccctcatttGGATTCAGTTTCGGAGAGCGAGAGGATGGCAAACATGTAGAACTGAACTGACCGTGATCATTGCGAGGAGCAGCGCAGCGCGGGAGGACGTTTCGCGCGTGTCCGCTGTGTGAGTGTTATTGTTGTGAAGGAAGAAGCCTGATCACTTAATGAACTTTGAAACAGCTTGAAGGCTGGTGGTTGACAAGTTGCCAGACATCGGATGCGCGCCGGATCCAACTGACAGGATGGAGTGAGACAATTTACGCACAGAGGATTGGACAAGGATTGACCTTTGTGGGAATCATTCCTGAGACACACACATCGGTAAGGATCAATGAAGAATGTGAGCGCGCCTGACTCTCTCCAGACAGGGTGGATGCAGCCCTCGGCGGTGTCATGCGTCTTGCCCCGCAGCCAAGCGCGCAACCTTTGCGGCTCTTAGTTCTGCTCCTCCTCACCGTGGGGGGGATCACATCCCCGGTGCTCACCCCGGGCTGCCCGGACCGGTGCGTGTGCGATGACCAGCTGGTGGTTCAATGCGCGGGGCAGTACCTGACCACCTTCCCGGTCAACTTGCCTCTGTCCACGCGGCAGCTCATCATCTCCAACAACCGTATCGTGGAGCTTCCGCCGCTCGCGCTCAACTACCTCTCGGATCTGGTGTACCTGGACTGCAGCAACAACTCCCTCACGGAGATCTCCGAGTCCACGTTTGGGAATCTACGGAAGCTGGCCTACCTGGATCTCTCCTTCAACACCTTGGTGCGGATCGAGGACAGGACGTTCGGGCCCTTGGCGAGCCTGGTGATGCTGAGGATGACCGACAACCCGGGGCTCTCGGAGATCCACCAGGACGCCTTTGTGGATAACGCTGCCCTGCAGGTGCTGGATGTGAGTCGCAACAACCTGACGGTGGTGAACATCACCTCCCTGATCGCGCTGCCCGCCCTGCGTTCCGTGGGGCTCAGCGGGAACCCGTGGAGCTGCGAGTGCGAGAACGAGGACCTGTGCCTGTGGGTGCACCTGGAAGACTTCAAGTTCCAAGGTTTTTACTTCTCTTTTATTCTAATGTCCTGTGAGGTGACATAATCACAACATGACCTTTGACTGTTGCTTTTACTTAGTATCAAGTTGAAAAGCCCCAGAGAGCCAATCACATAACTGCTGCCCCAGTTATTAATTATTAGATAATGCTCTGTTATGTAAACTATTGGCCTTAGTGGATGACCTCGATATTCAGCCCGGAGGATAAGTTATTTATCACATACTTTATCGTACAGAAATGCAGCGCTTAATAGTTGGAAATCTTATAAAAGATAGTGTTTGTAAGGTTTAATTTATGTTGTTATGTTTATTTGACCAATGCTCTATCAGTTATAAACCATCGGTCCAACTTTTGGGTTTGCAGATTATGAAAAATACTCCTTCTTGCTGGATGAAGCTGTTGACCCTATGATCTATGTGGTATTTGGTTTAATCCTTTAATTGCAAAATATTCAACAAACAGCAACAGCAATGATAAAGAACCTGAAACTATGTTGACACAGGGAGTTTGTAATACAGGCCCTGAATCAGAGTACATATCACATCCTTAACCTTAACATGTATAATGATTGAATTGTTTTCTTGTATTAACCATTAATGAAGTGAATCCCCTGAGGGCGCCTTATTGAAAGGTAAACACAGCCAAGGCAAATGTATCCATCTAGCACATTTCCTAAACAGGCGTCTTACATAATGACACTTGAAAAAGACATATCAGAAATAAAGTTACGTTAATGTTATTTTTCCAAAGAAATCTTTAAAATACATAGATAGGTGGAATATAAGAGTTTGAATTAAAACGTTTTGTTTTTAAGTTCAGTGCAAAACATCAAACAGAGTGACATCTCAGTCAGGGGCATAAAAGCAAGCAATTATTTTATATACTGGCTACAGTCAGTGCAAATCTTGATTATGTTGGCAGTTTGTTCCAACAGTGGACGGTATAgctaaaaaacattatattaaaagcaACATATGAAGAAAAATAATGGTTTTAAAAGatattgctgaacaaaatgaaaatacttaTCAATGTTATCCCTATTGTGCTCATTCCCAGGTTTATGTTTATATTCTGATGCCTTTACTGTGacatgtgctgcagcacctcttttcaccctctgtctgaaaccagtgcccagtctgctctgattggttatcaATGATTAGCTTAtcacataggcctacagtgtgttggagcgctagaaGCGCAAGtgctacatagtgatgtcacgatGTTACAGAGGTAAACAAAGGAGTGGAATAGAgttgtttcaggcaggggggagtgAGAAACTCCCTTTGAAGGGAACTATTGgagtgtagcctttgcagaccatgtgcaggcacacaaacctatataacacactatggaaaagagaaaaccccaaaaagcataatagggcatctttaaagttcttaacaaaatggcatttaaagtcTCCCTCGCCCTCTTCAATTTCCCTCGCTCACATCATGTTTCTTTAAAAACACACGTCTGCACCTTTGAGCCAACAGATAGCACCATGCCATCAGCATTCTCATGTCCACTATGTACGCTGCTGGAGATGCAGTGTGGCGTGAACATATGTCACATATGTAATCGCCTCGCCGTTGGAGAAGTCTGCAAAGTCCTCAGGTTTCAGCGAGACAAGAGACGCAGGTGACGACGGTGGAGCGTGACGGCATTCAGACTCAAATAGCAAAGAGGGTGAAAGAGGATCAGAGGCAGGGAGCCATTCCTCCTGCGTCCATTATCTCATAACGATTCATCAATCTCTATTTTGTCCAGCTATTGGAATACCGTGCAGAAGGTATGATTAATGAATCACTGGTGCACCATCAAATATTGATCCCCCCCTTTCGTTTTATTATTGTCCGGATTATAGATGATATTCTGTGTGGATGTGGCACGATATGCAATAGGCCATGCTATTGATATTGCATCTTACTGACCAAGAGTCACAATTCCATCACCGTGGATATAATACATCTGCCACGCTTACTAAAAAGGCATCCCCTGCTTTCCtccccccctcacacacacacacacacacacacacacacacacacacacacacacacacacacacacacacacacacacacacacacacacacacacacacaccacacacacacacacacacacacacacacacacacacacacacacacacacacacacacacacacacacacacacacacacacacgctggttCCGCATTGGTCCATGTGCAGCTCAGGCCAAAACGAGTCCAGCAAGAGCTGTCCTATTTCCTCTTGCTTGGTGCCTTTTGTCTCGCTTCATTTGGAGTGGAGCCTGACAGTGACAGCAGTGACAGCTGCCAGCCAGGGAGAAGGCGGACGCATAGATACTAACACATTCTTCACCTCTGTGATGTACACACAGGCTGTCCATCTCCTTCTGTGCATGCAGGCagtacctctctctctcttcaaaTCAAAAGAAATTGAGGAAAACCACAAAAGACATTCACTGAGTCACACATGTAGACCCAGATGAAACCCACTTTTATTGCTTGAGGGGTGGAAACAGAAGGAGGGTACTTTGCTGTGTTTCGGCTGCGAGCTATGTCTCGGAAGCCTTATGTACGCTCTTCTGGCTCTCACCTGGCTCATGCAACACCGCTCTCTTGTCGACTTGGTTTAGGGGAAACACAAGAAAGCAGGCGACTGAGCGAAAGTGAGAGCGAAAGCTTCAGGAAGGAACCAACAGAGTCTCCTCTGTCTCGCCTTCCTGGCTAACACTCTTTCAGCTGTTATATAAGGAGAGCGTCTAGAAATAGAGCAGAGCGGGGATGGGGGAAGGAAGGGAGGGGAAAGCCCTCTTCTTTGATGCCGATCCCTTACGGggtggggagggagggaggtagggagggagggagggggggggggggtgaagccAGAAGGGTTTCCTTCCTATCTGTCaggcacacacatacatattgaCACTCACATTATTGTGCAAGGACAGACATAGAAGCTAAGTCTTGTGGAGGGTTTTTTGAATGTGTAGGCTTTACTGTATGCTAAGAGgaagtgtgaatgtgtgtgtttttgttataTCCAACAGCATATTGTGTGGACAGTGCACAGCAGCAGCTTTCGAGAGGATCAGATGCTTTGAATGTTCTGTGGTAGATAGAGCTTAGAGAGGCTGACTGTACTCGTGTTCTTCTTCAGCTGCACACTTGCTTTCACATCTGTGAGCCGCAGAAGAGCTTGTCTGAGGATAAGAGCGCAGATATATGCACcgaatgaatagaatatcagggtaaatacatttctgacgtCCCATGAAATGAACTTAAGAGTGATTTGATTGATAGCTACGGAGTGATCCCTGTCGCCCTCTGTCAGAGCACAACTCCCACCGGAATGAGTCATTCATAACACCTTGACGCCACGTGTTGCTACTGAGAGCGCATGGAAAATATTTAGCAAGCTGGCGGAAGTGGGACATGGTTATCTAAAATGTGATGGTTTAAATAGACAGCTAAAATAGGATAAACAATTAAGATAAACATGTTTACAGCCTGTTAGGAAATTTGCCATGGTCTTATACAGAGGTAAGCTACATTTTTTAACAAATAACCCGTTTAATTGATATCAAGCCCTAAATTATAGattttgttatatatatttgCTAACTTTTGCTAACTAAGTTAGCATCGCAAGGGCTTCTTCGAcacaaagcaatgggattttggaatattgcatAACATAAGATCTGTTGCAAACACATTTTTAGGATCCCTACACATTTTATTCGACATGGTAatctcattaaaaaaaaaatctgactttGAGTCGAGGGGACttggaagtggtaaaatgctaaatcATTTCAGAGACTCCTTTCTGCACCATTCTAATATGTGGCTGCTTTAAGTGACAGGTGCGTGCCACCATCGATCACTAGCCACTAGCTGTCAGCTCTGCTTCAACGAAGTTGGAGTTGATCTGTTGAGTTGATCCAACAGCAAGTATGACCTCTTTGCCAACTTTTGGATAGGCCAAGACTTAGGCGGAGTTAGCACTTTCAAGATGTCGACTGctggagccaaacactttgaGATTCACAACGGCTATTTGTTGGGGAATCATTTTGTTAGGTATTTAACCTTTGACACAATTCATAATTTTCTCCTTTCCCATGGCATAGGTCTACgaccttgggtattgctgctatctctctttagGGGGGGCAGCTTGGGcacattgttgttgccagtttatgaccgagcacaagccgccatgaggtaaTTTATTGTTCAGGGACATCTAGAGGCCCTTCTTTTTAGGAACGTAGGTTCCCGGCACACATTATCTTCTATGTACGacagctctagttagattcagggtccatatttgtttagtctcgctgatgacgatgttgattattacactctgaactagttaacaccacaaactgcagaagagatcttcagaattggttttaCGACCGCTGTCACCTCGTGGCTTGCAGCacgtcttgtgaattctccagCCGCAACTCCAAATAAAACATCAGTGCTTGCCATCAAAGTTCCAGCTCTCCCTTTGTCTCTCTGAGTTTCGTctccattgcttcagaagttgtCATCACACTATTCAGGAGGGTAACATCAAGGACACTTTGTCCATATTTTAAACAGTCTTTGGCCAAAATGAATGAATAAACAGTTAATTGAACTATCGTAAATTAAGCGAAACTGGTTAAAATACTGAAGGGTCTGGCTGAAACAGTTAGCGAAAAGCAAAAGATAAACATTATTGGAATTAATGGATGAACATGTGAGATAAAAAGTGTCACTGCAATTGGTAGTATGCTAACTTGACCAAAACCTAAACACTAACAATACAGATATTTACAACCAGTTTAAAAACATTGAAATTGACACATATGAAATATGAAAAATCTACCAATATAAGGTCATTCATTATTAGTTACTTTAGCTGATAAAAATGACCAAATGATGCCGTCACCTACACATTTTCCCAATGCATTTTGCAGAGGACAGAGAGTCAAGCAGAACTCCTCAATACGATTCTACAAATGTTACAGTTTAAATTTGGTCTGCGTATGCACAGACCAACGCTCCTAGGAAAATATGAAAATCAGGATACATATTTCAAGGCTGTTGGGGTAGAAACACGGTTACAGAAAAACTGTTCCCTATGCACAAACTTCTTTTGAAGTCTCCCGGTGGGACTTCCTTCTTGCACAAAAGCTTTGAAAAACCAGAAGCTAATTAAAAACAGTGCAACACTGTGTTGTGTTGCTGTGTTTCTGTTGGTTCGCAGGGAGGACTCAGCCAGGCTTCAGGATTATTTTTCCCTCGTCAGCTGCCACAGAATCAACATACATCCTGTGGTGTGTTTGACAGATATACCTTTTAAAATTGTATCTTCTGTCTTTTTTCTGAAAGAGAAGGAACTCCACGTTTTCATTAGGGATTTTGGATTTCACATCTTAGTCATAGTGGTACCCGGTGTGCCTGATGATAGGGAACCTTATTATCTGCAGTTTcaggcacacacaaagtcactctCTAATCCTGTGGGGGAGAAAGGAGTTTGAATAATTCAtccatgatttttttttttttgtaattcaATGCTGCATAACTCAAGAGTGTTGTTCACATGAAGCTCCTAAAGCTATGTACTATTCCGATAATGAAGGCAGCGTTGTTATGCTAGTGcacattaggcgcattcacactgcggtacttttcccacaaaggttcatgcgaacttagttcatgatcgcgttcacaccaaaaagagccggtactaaaatgagttcatgcgaacctttttagcggctcttttgtgagaaaagagctatatttctgattggctgggcggattgcaaaccacgtcccgtaaaactcccaaaaagatTTGTGAAGCCGTCATTTTATTAtactcgcattagcattagcccagcgcagaaacgcagagagactaacttatggcaacacaaaataaaacatgggagcggtggagatgaggaggtgtcggcgttctggcgatttactcggaaggcttcagtagaagctgctgggagtcccagcagcttctactgaagccagtctccaactccggggacttccggccggggactttgggcggcagtaaacgccgtgaagtggtttgcggcctgccagtaaacccaaagcagaagaagaagaagtgacgtcagcggcttcatttgcctaatcctcccccagggactttttccggtgtgaacgcgatctgtacttagttcatgagaactaaagagttctcatgaactaagttcgcatgaacctttgtgggaaaagtactgcggtgtgaatgcgcctataggGTCTTGCTCGTtgtttcgcttcccgtctgatgagaggaccaggagtggctggatcaagttagctacctagctagtagctagcacgttagttagcattacagccttgttatttgtattagccttaatatgaagtaacattaagtaacccagaatgttaaacagtaagagtagtagtcatatttcgtgaaccctttgaagagtactgtcaccggtgtgatcattttataatacaccatttaagcccggaggagaaatgctaacgctagcatcggcgatcgccgatcttttctacttcatgctatctgcacaaatggttgacattaaacattaaaaagaccaggcagttcagagagaatcaaaggaaggcaggcagctttgcatgacattcttctggacgtgtttcattgtggtgatagtgagggtcgtcaatcgttttgttgacaagacagtagtgacggccatcttggtggcgtgtgttgttctgcgagaccagagatgtagttcattgagcgtttcacacaaacaaatgtgttacttcacagttttacgacacattttttttttttgacttgcaaaattatattttaaattgacaaacatcatatgtgtaatttgtggcacaattcaaacgagatcgaaagataatctttctctctccattgacttcaatacataattttttcaaaataaggtcccatggaggtccaccggaaggagagggacttcgccactctatagaggggaagtggatctgttcgccagccggcgcaacagccactgtgccctgcGGTTCTCCATGGCCCTGAGCGACGACCCGCCTTTAGGGGTGGATGCGTTTGCatacgagccatggccaaggaagctgctatacgcctttccaccgctgcgtctcattctccccctcctggggagagtgaggcgagaacgtctggCAGTCATTCTGGTAGCGCCAGATCGCGTCGGGGCtccgtggtactcagagatgacacagatgaaggtgggccagccctgggcgattccccagttctggggggcgatgtctcaagaggcaggtgcaatcggaGCGTTACCCACTCCGGGCCGTCCTCTctaggcttggctcctgagagggacaggctgagacagggtggattgtctgacagcgttattcagtctatccaggcagctagagctggatccaccacagcctgttacaggccaaagtggctaggattccagcgatggtgtgaggagcggagaatagagcccctataTTGTGAGTTGGGCTCTATTTTGTCCTTTTTACAGTTATTGGTGGACAGAGGACTTGCTCATTCTACTGtaaagtgtatgcagcagccatttcTTCCTGTCATGAGGGATTCaacggcaggtcagccttttctCATCCACTGATGTTGaggtttttacagggggtcaggaggctgcgcccagtagtgcgcgcctccaccccacagtgggacctgccgctggtgctcgaggctctggtcacagaaccatttgagcctctagagctctcctccctgaaagcactgtcgtggaagacagcgttgctacttgccttaacgtcagccaaaagagtgtccgagttaaccgctctgtcggtgcacccgagctgtttactgattcggggtgaccggagcggggcgacactcagaccgaacccctcctttgtgcccaagagcctaaggagtgcgttcaggtcgagGGATATTCGGTTGGGGGGATTTAGTCTTCCACCCCATGGTGGGGCCAGGGAAGCTAAAttacacctcctctgcccggtgcgtgcgttagcatgttatgtagagcgcacAGCTACCCTGAgacgcactgaacagctgtttgtgtgcttcggGGGCGAGGTGACTggaaaagctctgtccaagaaacgcctggcaggctggctttGCGGAGGCATTGCACACGCCTACGagcaggcagggagagcctgtCACACGGGGGTCCGTGCGCACTCCACACGAGCTGTGGCTGTGTCGACAGCTTTATTCAACGgcgtgagtgtggaggatatatgcacgGCGGCGTCTTGGTCAACGCCAGGTCTCTTCATAAAGTGTTATCTCTTGGATATGTCTGGCTCTTTCTCAGCGtctgtgcttgctggggcaacacaggactggtgaggagggaggggtcagtgggcatctgaccccctccccgggCGTAAATGCGCTTACGTTTCTCCGGACTCCTGGAGGGTCGCGGGGGTGACGTAATGCGCTTTGGGCCCTTACAGGGCTAAAGGGCTCCCCTCGCCTGCCTGGGGGCATGAGGGGGAGAGCCCTCCATACTATAGTCTGTACACACTCTGCACAGGGTCAGTGTCTGAGTGTGGGGACACTTGCGCTCTCCCCGTGCTCTTTAGGGACTCAGGAGAGAGGGTGCATAGTGAACCCATACAGCTGCGGACTTTCCCTGTCTGCCTATAGGCGGACGCAGGGGAGCCCTCAGCACTGTTTTCGAGCACACTTTTTTGCGAGGCAAGCGCGTCAGGGTGTGCTCTATCGGCCGCAGCCTGGACTTCTCCACGGTTACAACCGAGGGAGAGGTGAGTGAGGCGCAGCGGCTGCTAAagctggtcagggacagtgaGGTGGAACGGTGTGCTGGACGACAGTGCGTGCATACAtcgagcctgtgagagatataacgcctgggttacgtattgtaacccttgacatattagcacaggcggagccctctaccctggggcactgtctgtcctataccgctcgctgaagagtggTGAAGGATgatggtcaggaggcgaggcctccttttatacggaagtgagatgcgcaggcattcaggtaggcccgccccggggccggctacgtctatagaaatctcagtaggtgaatgcttgcatgataaggtagtacccatagagtccagtagagggctccgcctgtgctaatatgacaagggttacaatacgtaacccggcGTTCCCCTCTAATAAAACCTTGTGAGGTCATAGAGGGAAAAGGTTATGGATAAAGAGAAAATAGAAAGCGTTGTAATAACCTtagttttaaatataagatccaagtttttaggatttaagtgaaagaGCAAGAACCAAAATGTAGGTGAAGAGACACAGCGTATCTGCGTCAAAGCCGTCTCATTAGGTTATTTTatcaactataagctttatcaaaaggaaggtcttaagcgtactcttaaaacggataggctgtctgccgccagaacacaaactggaagctgattccacaaaagtggagcttgataagaaaaggctagaaggccagagagaagaagtgagttttaagtgttgatttaaaaacccctaatgtctgggccgacctcacgtggaggggcagagtgttccagagcctagggcccgCATGCTGTGAAtgctcggtgccctcgggttttgagcctggtcttgggcactaccagcagaagctggtcagccgaccttaaggctctggctggggtgtagcgatggaggagttcggctatatgtgtgtacctccaccattaaactgtcatattctgcacatttcttatactacatacataagagtataattcatatggcAAGGCAATAGCACTTTtctgtaagtgctttacaaaataaattaaaatactttttaggaataaatacaaaaaacacattatataatggcattttacaacaggcattacaaagcaaagataataaaaaataaacaccacaggtatacaatacatgtttaaaaggcATACTGTCGTGCGAATATgagcagctcaattaaaagcagcggcaaagagatatgtttttagtctcgatttaaaaatagtaagcGTTTCTGCGGACGTGCATGATTTGGGTAGTTTGTTCCAGCTTGTCGGGGCATAACAGCTGAATGCTGcctccatgttttgtttttactctcggaaccgatagcagacccgtcccagaagacctgaggcacCTTGATGGCTCGTAATTATGTAGGAGATCAACAATATACTTTGGTCCCAAacagggtcggctctagaacaaatcgaatgggggggcaatcatttaccacgggggggcacacactgccatcaacaaccaacacacaaacaccaacgcaacttcaattaaaaaaaaacatgctgtaaagtctattgtatttcacacacattgcaggagtgtagtgctattgtatagcgcacctatgacttgtgcatacatgcacggttgtggcacgaccaccaaaacagaaatatatggacataggccactACTAGAGAGCAGCACCtgagcacacctcaggctgtgttttctatttgtattctttatttctgatttatttcacacaaaaaacttttaatggaaacgttttcacttagcctatatgattaaaaaaaaaacggcaaagtggcaaggcttggccgccctgcgttgggggggcacagtgactcatttgggggggcatggcccgcgaatgaccccccatgacgccgaccctggTCCCAAACCatgtaatgatttaaaaactagcaatagtacttcatcaatcaattatttggccgactggaagccaatgtaaagatttcagaaccggactgatgtgatccactctttTAATGTTAGTGAGGACACGTACGtacagcggcgttctgaatcagctgcagctttctgatggatttttttgtcagccctgtgaatacactattgcagtagtcaagtctactaaagataaaagcatggacaagcttttctaagtcctgttgtgacattagttttttaatcctcgatatatatatatatctatatatatatagatatatatacattatgtatgtataatatcagttcaaataagtgcttcaacatagttaacagagcaggaaagcaatatattagacctt
It contains:
- the LOC117462537 gene encoding leucine-rich repeat-containing protein 52-like; amino-acid sequence: MRLAPQPSAQPLRLLVLLLLTVGGITSPVLTPGCPDRCVCDDQLVVQCAGQYLTTFPVNLPLSTRQLIISNNRIVELPPLALNYLSDLVYLDCSNNSLTEISESTFGNLRKLAYLDLSFNTLVRIEDRTFGPLASLVMLRMTDNPGLSEIHQDAFVDNAALQVLDVSRNNLTVVNITSLIALPALRSVGLSGNPWSCECENEDLCLWVHLEDFKFQDEGQTVCGSPADMQGRRLGEVGIQLRTLCHQTLGSWDYLFFFVIGFVIFAAGTVSAWVMGVIMVLYERYVKKKEEQLDPEDEEELGDRRDHGNGNLKMSHTV